From one Triticum urartu cultivar G1812 chromosome 3, Tu2.1, whole genome shotgun sequence genomic stretch:
- the LOC125544127 gene encoding centromere protein C-like isoform X1 encodes MASVDAAGDPLRSFASATSLLFRTLGPAAASTSPSRAPGALLGGSLKRSKELMEQASLVLRERGDIQNLYQEDRADGKNNQQGRRPGLDRKRAQFSLKPTQSNPVNVDFSKALSIDDPEEYFLTLERLEKADREIKKLRGEVPTKTANYDRPMEPPKKRPGMSRRKSVYSYNFSVGTDASDGTEAPDSQMGTLPESQSTQDDMPPSVPERTKPPVPSSSSQCDIQDVSTREDSFAKKDKGATLDSLMSAFKNLDESKEESLLREKLQIKEINIGEACIPDLFNVPGDRPVRSTKQKYLRSDRTPERPVLGSHHAPISKWEKHILGRDILDDKADLSEDGESDNSPETVVDKQSQVHSSYNDVVLTNGEASTATETPTSSIKFPDHVLEPVSSPLGVCIDSDVAKKKDASSGQNVSLEEEHMPVNHPFTERPNNEPGTSSHHLEGETTKVLGSAPGRNVSVLHGEDENIGYQGVLGGDMLVQDEPIHPPEIPPDAHNQSHIQDENVEKQAVDISRELPLSKGGKQNAVQKRKNKKQSAKRGKRVSDKPIHTSEILPEDIVPQNNSHVHEGNFEKPAVGASNELSPSKDSKQKRVQNEESKKQPLKRMKRGAEEASNPLGIPPENCDTETQPSMQDTNIEQQTVDTRVPRSPNKGKLQKEGQRRKKKQEVNRRKSLTAFGLAWQSGVRRSTRIRSRPLQDWLGERLLYGRIHDTMATVIGVKSYSPSQDGKVELRVKSFVPEQYSDMVAQAAKY; translated from the exons ATGGCTTCCGTCGACGCCGCGGGTGACCCCCTCCGCTCCTTCGCCTCTGCGACGTCCCTCCTTTTCCGGACCCTTGGCCCTGCCGCGGCCTCCACATCCCCCTCCAGGGCCCCTGGGGCGCTGCTCGGCGGATCCCTG AAACGCTCCAAGGAGCTGATGGAGCAGGCCAGCCTGGTCTTGAGGGAGCGGGGGGACATCCAGAATCTCTATCAGGAGGATCGAGCGGATGGCAAGAACAACCAGCAGGGTAGAAGGCCTGGGCTGGACCGCAAGCGGGCTCAGTTCTCTCTCAAGCCCACCCAAAG CAACCCCGTGAATGTTGATTTCTCCAAGGCGCTTAGCATTGATGATCCAGAGGAGTACTTCTTAACCTTGGAGCGGCTCGAAA AGGCTGACAGGGAGATAAAAAAGCTAAGAGGTGAGGTTCCAACCAAAACAGCAAATTATGATCGGCCTATGGAACCACCCAAGAAGCGGCCTGGAATGTCGAG GAGAAAATCGGTCTATTCTTACAATTTTAGTGTGGGCACGGATGCCTCAGATGGTACTGAAGCACCCGATTCCCAGATGGGAACTTTACCAGAATCTCAGTCCACTCAAGACGACATGCCTCCTTCAGTTCCTGAAAGAACCAAGCCACCGGTCCCTTCAAGTTCTAGCCAATGTGATATACAAGATGTCTCAACGAGAGAAG ATTCATTTGCTAAGAAGGATAAAGGCGCCACTCTGGATTCCCTAATGTCAGCATTCAAAAATTTGGATGAATCTAAAGAGGAAAGCCTGCTGCGAGAGAAGTTACAGATCAAAGAAATAAACATAGGGGAAGCTTGTATCCCTGACCTATTCAATGTTCCTGGTGATAGGCCTGTAAGAAGCACTAAGCAGAAGTATCTGAGGAGTGACCGTACTCCAGAAAGACCTGTATTAGGGAGCCACCATGCTCCAATTTCGAAATGGGAGAAACACATACTTGGTCGAGACATTCTGGACGATAAAGCAGATCTTTCAGAAGACGGTGAATCTGATAATTCTCCAGAAACTGTTGTGGATAAACAATCGCAGGTGCACAGTTCTTACAATGATGTTGTTTTGACAAACGGTGAGGCCTCTACTGCAACGGAGACCCCAACTTCAAGCATCAAATTTCCAGACCATGTTCTTGAACCAGTAAGTTCTCCACTTGGTGTGTGCATAGATAGTGATGTTGCCAAAAAAAAGGATGCATCTAGCGGGCAAAATGTTTCATTAGAG GAAGAGCACATGCCAGTGAATCACCCATTTACCGAGAGGCCAAATAATGAACCAGGAACTTCTTCTCATCATTTGGAAGGTGAAACAACAAAAGTGCTGGGTAGTGCACCAGGTAGAAATGTGTCGGTGTTGCATGGTGAAGATGAGAATATCGGATATCAG GGAGTGCTTGGAGGGGACATGCTTGTGCAAG ATGAACCAATCCATCCACCGGAAATACCTCCAGATGCGCATAATCAGTCTCATATTCAGGATGAAAATGTTGAG AAACAGGCAGTTGATATAAGCCGTGAACTCCCTCTGAGCAAAGGTGGTAAGCAAAATGCAgtccaaaaaagaaaaaacaagaAGCAGTCAGCAAAGAGAGGAAAAAGAGTTTCAG ATAAGCCAATCCATACATCAGAAATACTTCCAGAAGATATTGTCCCACAGAATAACTCTCATGTTCATGAAGGAAACTTCGAG AAACCTGCAGTTGGTGCAAGCAATGAACTCTCCCCAAGCAAAGATAGTAAGCAAAAGCGAGTTCAAAATGAGGAGTCTAAGAAGCAGCCATTGAAGAGAATGAAAAGAGGGGCAG AAGAGGCAAGCAATCCATTGGGAATACCCCCTGAAAATTGTGATACAGAGACTCAACCTAGTATGCAAGATACAAATATCGAG CAGCAGACAGTTGATACAAGGGTTCCACGGTCCCCAAACAAAGGTAAATTGCAAAAGGAAGGTCAAAGGAGAAAGAAGAAGCAAGAAGTGAATAGAAGGAAAAGCCTGACAG CATTTGGTCTTGCGTGGCAATCTGGCGTGAGACGCAGCACCAGAATACGGTCCAGGCCATTGCAGGATTGGCTTGGCGAAAGGCTCCTATATGGGCGTATACATGACA CAATGGCCACAGTCATCGGCGTGAAATCATATTCTCCCAGTCAAGATGGCAAGGTTGAATTGAGAGTGAAATCCTTCGTGCCAGAACAGTACTCAGATATGGTAGCTCAAGCTGCAAAGTATTGA
- the LOC125544127 gene encoding centromere protein C-like isoform X2, translating into MASVDAAGDPLRSFASATSLLFRTLGPAAASTSPSRAPGALLGGSLKRSKELMEQASLVLRERGDIQNLYQEDRADGKNNQQGRRPGLDRKRAQFSLKPTQSNPVNVDFSKALSIDDPEEYFLTLERLEKADREIKKLRGEVPTKTANYDRPMEPPKKRPGMSRRKSVYSYNFSVGTDASDGTEAPDSQMGTLPESQSTQDDMPPSVPERTKPPVPSSSSQCDIQDVSTREDSFAKKDKGATLDSLMSAFKNLDESKEESLLREKLQIKEINIGEACIPDLFNVPGDRPVRSTKQKYLRSDRTPERPVLGSHHAPISKWEKHILGRDILDDKADLSEDGESDNSPETVVDKQSQVHSSYNDVVLTNGEASTATETPTSSIKFPDHVLEPVSSPLGVCIDSDVAKKKDASSGQNVSLEEEHMPVNHPFTERPNNEPGTSSHHLEGETTKVLGSAPGRNVSVLHGEDENIGYQGVLGGDMLVQDEPIHPPEIPPDAHNQSHIQDENVEKQAVDISRELPLSKGGKQNAVQKRKNKKQSAKRGKRVSDKPIHTSEILPEDIVPQNNSHVHEGNFEKPAVGASNELSPSKDSKQKRVQNEESKKQPLKRMKRGAEEASNPLGIPPENCDTETQPSMQDTNIEQTVDTRVPRSPNKGKLQKEGQRRKKKQEVNRRKSLTAFGLAWQSGVRRSTRIRSRPLQDWLGERLLYGRIHDTMATVIGVKSYSPSQDGKVELRVKSFVPEQYSDMVAQAAKY; encoded by the exons ATGGCTTCCGTCGACGCCGCGGGTGACCCCCTCCGCTCCTTCGCCTCTGCGACGTCCCTCCTTTTCCGGACCCTTGGCCCTGCCGCGGCCTCCACATCCCCCTCCAGGGCCCCTGGGGCGCTGCTCGGCGGATCCCTG AAACGCTCCAAGGAGCTGATGGAGCAGGCCAGCCTGGTCTTGAGGGAGCGGGGGGACATCCAGAATCTCTATCAGGAGGATCGAGCGGATGGCAAGAACAACCAGCAGGGTAGAAGGCCTGGGCTGGACCGCAAGCGGGCTCAGTTCTCTCTCAAGCCCACCCAAAG CAACCCCGTGAATGTTGATTTCTCCAAGGCGCTTAGCATTGATGATCCAGAGGAGTACTTCTTAACCTTGGAGCGGCTCGAAA AGGCTGACAGGGAGATAAAAAAGCTAAGAGGTGAGGTTCCAACCAAAACAGCAAATTATGATCGGCCTATGGAACCACCCAAGAAGCGGCCTGGAATGTCGAG GAGAAAATCGGTCTATTCTTACAATTTTAGTGTGGGCACGGATGCCTCAGATGGTACTGAAGCACCCGATTCCCAGATGGGAACTTTACCAGAATCTCAGTCCACTCAAGACGACATGCCTCCTTCAGTTCCTGAAAGAACCAAGCCACCGGTCCCTTCAAGTTCTAGCCAATGTGATATACAAGATGTCTCAACGAGAGAAG ATTCATTTGCTAAGAAGGATAAAGGCGCCACTCTGGATTCCCTAATGTCAGCATTCAAAAATTTGGATGAATCTAAAGAGGAAAGCCTGCTGCGAGAGAAGTTACAGATCAAAGAAATAAACATAGGGGAAGCTTGTATCCCTGACCTATTCAATGTTCCTGGTGATAGGCCTGTAAGAAGCACTAAGCAGAAGTATCTGAGGAGTGACCGTACTCCAGAAAGACCTGTATTAGGGAGCCACCATGCTCCAATTTCGAAATGGGAGAAACACATACTTGGTCGAGACATTCTGGACGATAAAGCAGATCTTTCAGAAGACGGTGAATCTGATAATTCTCCAGAAACTGTTGTGGATAAACAATCGCAGGTGCACAGTTCTTACAATGATGTTGTTTTGACAAACGGTGAGGCCTCTACTGCAACGGAGACCCCAACTTCAAGCATCAAATTTCCAGACCATGTTCTTGAACCAGTAAGTTCTCCACTTGGTGTGTGCATAGATAGTGATGTTGCCAAAAAAAAGGATGCATCTAGCGGGCAAAATGTTTCATTAGAG GAAGAGCACATGCCAGTGAATCACCCATTTACCGAGAGGCCAAATAATGAACCAGGAACTTCTTCTCATCATTTGGAAGGTGAAACAACAAAAGTGCTGGGTAGTGCACCAGGTAGAAATGTGTCGGTGTTGCATGGTGAAGATGAGAATATCGGATATCAG GGAGTGCTTGGAGGGGACATGCTTGTGCAAG ATGAACCAATCCATCCACCGGAAATACCTCCAGATGCGCATAATCAGTCTCATATTCAGGATGAAAATGTTGAG AAACAGGCAGTTGATATAAGCCGTGAACTCCCTCTGAGCAAAGGTGGTAAGCAAAATGCAgtccaaaaaagaaaaaacaagaAGCAGTCAGCAAAGAGAGGAAAAAGAGTTTCAG ATAAGCCAATCCATACATCAGAAATACTTCCAGAAGATATTGTCCCACAGAATAACTCTCATGTTCATGAAGGAAACTTCGAG AAACCTGCAGTTGGTGCAAGCAATGAACTCTCCCCAAGCAAAGATAGTAAGCAAAAGCGAGTTCAAAATGAGGAGTCTAAGAAGCAGCCATTGAAGAGAATGAAAAGAGGGGCAG AAGAGGCAAGCAATCCATTGGGAATACCCCCTGAAAATTGTGATACAGAGACTCAACCTAGTATGCAAGATACAAATATCGAG CAGACAGTTGATACAAGGGTTCCACGGTCCCCAAACAAAGGTAAATTGCAAAAGGAAGGTCAAAGGAGAAAGAAGAAGCAAGAAGTGAATAGAAGGAAAAGCCTGACAG CATTTGGTCTTGCGTGGCAATCTGGCGTGAGACGCAGCACCAGAATACGGTCCAGGCCATTGCAGGATTGGCTTGGCGAAAGGCTCCTATATGGGCGTATACATGACA CAATGGCCACAGTCATCGGCGTGAAATCATATTCTCCCAGTCAAGATGGCAAGGTTGAATTGAGAGTGAAATCCTTCGTGCCAGAACAGTACTCAGATATGGTAGCTCAAGCTGCAAAGTATTGA
- the LOC125544127 gene encoding centromere protein C-like isoform X3 produces the protein MASVDAAGDPLRSFASATSLLFRTLGPAAASTSPSRAPGALLGGSLKRSKELMEQASLVLRERGDIQNLYQEDRADGKNNQQGRRPGLDRKRAQFSLKPTQSNPVNVDFSKALSIDDPEEYFLTLERLEKADREIKKLRGEVPTKTANYDRPMEPPKKRPGMSRRKSVYSYNFSVGTDASDGTEAPDSQMGTLPESQSTQDDMPPSVPERTKPPVPSSSSQCDIQDVSTREDSFAKKDKGATLDSLMSAFKNLDESKEESLLREKLQIKEINIGEACIPDLFNVPGDRPVRSTKQKYLRSDRTPERPVLGSHHAPISKWEKHILGRDILDDKADLSEDGESDNSPETVVDKQSQVHSSYNDVVLTNGEASTATETPTSSIKFPDHVLEPEEHMPVNHPFTERPNNEPGTSSHHLEGETTKVLGSAPGRNVSVLHGEDENIGYQGVLGGDMLVQDEPIHPPEIPPDAHNQSHIQDENVEKQAVDISRELPLSKGGKQNAVQKRKNKKQSAKRGKRVSDKPIHTSEILPEDIVPQNNSHVHEGNFEKPAVGASNELSPSKDSKQKRVQNEESKKQPLKRMKRGAEEASNPLGIPPENCDTETQPSMQDTNIEQQTVDTRVPRSPNKGKLQKEGQRRKKKQEVNRRKSLTAFGLAWQSGVRRSTRIRSRPLQDWLGERLLYGRIHDTMATVIGVKSYSPSQDGKVELRVKSFVPEQYSDMVAQAAKY, from the exons ATGGCTTCCGTCGACGCCGCGGGTGACCCCCTCCGCTCCTTCGCCTCTGCGACGTCCCTCCTTTTCCGGACCCTTGGCCCTGCCGCGGCCTCCACATCCCCCTCCAGGGCCCCTGGGGCGCTGCTCGGCGGATCCCTG AAACGCTCCAAGGAGCTGATGGAGCAGGCCAGCCTGGTCTTGAGGGAGCGGGGGGACATCCAGAATCTCTATCAGGAGGATCGAGCGGATGGCAAGAACAACCAGCAGGGTAGAAGGCCTGGGCTGGACCGCAAGCGGGCTCAGTTCTCTCTCAAGCCCACCCAAAG CAACCCCGTGAATGTTGATTTCTCCAAGGCGCTTAGCATTGATGATCCAGAGGAGTACTTCTTAACCTTGGAGCGGCTCGAAA AGGCTGACAGGGAGATAAAAAAGCTAAGAGGTGAGGTTCCAACCAAAACAGCAAATTATGATCGGCCTATGGAACCACCCAAGAAGCGGCCTGGAATGTCGAG GAGAAAATCGGTCTATTCTTACAATTTTAGTGTGGGCACGGATGCCTCAGATGGTACTGAAGCACCCGATTCCCAGATGGGAACTTTACCAGAATCTCAGTCCACTCAAGACGACATGCCTCCTTCAGTTCCTGAAAGAACCAAGCCACCGGTCCCTTCAAGTTCTAGCCAATGTGATATACAAGATGTCTCAACGAGAGAAG ATTCATTTGCTAAGAAGGATAAAGGCGCCACTCTGGATTCCCTAATGTCAGCATTCAAAAATTTGGATGAATCTAAAGAGGAAAGCCTGCTGCGAGAGAAGTTACAGATCAAAGAAATAAACATAGGGGAAGCTTGTATCCCTGACCTATTCAATGTTCCTGGTGATAGGCCTGTAAGAAGCACTAAGCAGAAGTATCTGAGGAGTGACCGTACTCCAGAAAGACCTGTATTAGGGAGCCACCATGCTCCAATTTCGAAATGGGAGAAACACATACTTGGTCGAGACATTCTGGACGATAAAGCAGATCTTTCAGAAGACGGTGAATCTGATAATTCTCCAGAAACTGTTGTGGATAAACAATCGCAGGTGCACAGTTCTTACAATGATGTTGTTTTGACAAACGGTGAGGCCTCTACTGCAACGGAGACCCCAACTTCAAGCATCAAATTTCCAGACCATGTTCTTGAACCA GAAGAGCACATGCCAGTGAATCACCCATTTACCGAGAGGCCAAATAATGAACCAGGAACTTCTTCTCATCATTTGGAAGGTGAAACAACAAAAGTGCTGGGTAGTGCACCAGGTAGAAATGTGTCGGTGTTGCATGGTGAAGATGAGAATATCGGATATCAG GGAGTGCTTGGAGGGGACATGCTTGTGCAAG ATGAACCAATCCATCCACCGGAAATACCTCCAGATGCGCATAATCAGTCTCATATTCAGGATGAAAATGTTGAG AAACAGGCAGTTGATATAAGCCGTGAACTCCCTCTGAGCAAAGGTGGTAAGCAAAATGCAgtccaaaaaagaaaaaacaagaAGCAGTCAGCAAAGAGAGGAAAAAGAGTTTCAG ATAAGCCAATCCATACATCAGAAATACTTCCAGAAGATATTGTCCCACAGAATAACTCTCATGTTCATGAAGGAAACTTCGAG AAACCTGCAGTTGGTGCAAGCAATGAACTCTCCCCAAGCAAAGATAGTAAGCAAAAGCGAGTTCAAAATGAGGAGTCTAAGAAGCAGCCATTGAAGAGAATGAAAAGAGGGGCAG AAGAGGCAAGCAATCCATTGGGAATACCCCCTGAAAATTGTGATACAGAGACTCAACCTAGTATGCAAGATACAAATATCGAG CAGCAGACAGTTGATACAAGGGTTCCACGGTCCCCAAACAAAGGTAAATTGCAAAAGGAAGGTCAAAGGAGAAAGAAGAAGCAAGAAGTGAATAGAAGGAAAAGCCTGACAG CATTTGGTCTTGCGTGGCAATCTGGCGTGAGACGCAGCACCAGAATACGGTCCAGGCCATTGCAGGATTGGCTTGGCGAAAGGCTCCTATATGGGCGTATACATGACA CAATGGCCACAGTCATCGGCGTGAAATCATATTCTCCCAGTCAAGATGGCAAGGTTGAATTGAGAGTGAAATCCTTCGTGCCAGAACAGTACTCAGATATGGTAGCTCAAGCTGCAAAGTATTGA